The DNA sequence TGGCCCGCATCGCTACCGCTCGTTTTCCGCTAGTTTTTTTCACGTTTGGAAAATAACTATGCGCCCGTGCGACCCAGCGCGCAACAGAACGGGCAAAATTGGATGGACCGCAGCAGGCGAGGGAGGTGATGCGGGATGGGGCGACCGAACCGTCAGGCGGAGCGGCGCCGCGACATCATGGATGCCGCGATTGCCCTCATCGAGCGCCACGACCTTGCCACACTCAAGCTCGCCGACGTCGCGGCTGAACTCGGCCTGACCACCAATGCGGTGCGCTACTACTTCAAGGACATGACGCAGCTGCTGTCCGAGCTCGCGCTGCGCTCCGATGTCCGCTTCTTCGAGGACCGCCTGCGGCTCGGCGACGAGACGCATGATCCCGCGGCGCAACTCGCCATGACGATCGCCGCTGGTCTCCCCGCCGGACCGGAGGACGCGGAATGGCGTGCCATCTGGCGGGCAGTCCTGGCTGCGGGTTTCGAGCTGGATCGGCGGCGCGACGTGCAGGGCATCTACCACCGGCAGGTCGGTCTCTACACCGAACTGCTGGAGCGCGGGGCCGCCGCCGGCGTATTCGAATTGCACAGTCCCGCAGCAGATATCGCGATGACGCTGATGTCGATGGAGGACTATCTCGGTTACCGCATCGTCGCGCGCGACCCTCAGGTGGACCGGGCCACCGCGCTGCGCCTGATGCGCCAGTACGCAGAACTGGCCACCGGCACAGCACTACCCGCCACGGCCTGACGCGGGTTTAGAGCCGGCTCCAGCGGCAATATGGCTCCCGAATGTCCGCGTCGTGCTGCCGCCGCATGCCGGATGCGACGTAGGGTGACCGAAGCGTCGAAGCAGGGGAAGCGTTCGTGTTCGAGACCGTGGCGTGGGTGCTGGCGATCTGGGCGATCACCGTCGCCGTCGTTTACAGCGCCAACCGCGTGGTGTCCGGACCGCCCGCCCTGACCCGGCTGCCGTTCCAGTCCGGATGGTTACCCGAAGAGCATGCGCTGTCGCGATATCACGCGCGCTGGTACGCCGCCACGTTGGTCTTTCTGGCCTTCGACGTGGAGATGTTGTTCATGTACCCCTGGGCCGTGGTCGTCGCCGAACTCGGCGTCTCGGCGATCGTCGAGATGTTCGTATTCCTCGCGGCCCTGTTCGTGGCCGTCGTGTGGGCATGGCGGGAGGGGGCGCTGCGATGGGCGTGAGGGATCTCGTGGTCCGCTGGGCGGTGCGGCGGCCGCATGTGCTTCCCGTCGAGGTGCCGGGTCAGTGGCGGTTACGCGCACTGCTGGACCACGAACTGGCACTGAGGGACTGGCCGGTCGCCTCCTCGCCGGCCGACGCCGACATCTTGGCCGTGTGCGGTCAGCCGGGTCCGCAGCTGTCCTCGGCCGTGGACGTGGTGTGGGATCAGATGCCCGGCCCCCGGGTCCGAAAGCCGGTCACCGACGGTGACAACATCGGGGCCGCGCTCGATGATGCCGTCGCCGCTCTGCGCGACACGCACCGCGACGATCCGCGCGAGCCCGGACCTCCTCACGGCGACGAGGATTCGGGGGAGTCCCACTCGCACATGGAGTCCCACTCGGACATGGAGTCCCACTCGGACATGGCGCCCGCCGGGATACCGCTCGCCGAGGGAGCCGAGGACCGCGACGGGCTCGAGATGGACGTGCTGCACGTCAGATTGGGTCCTATTCTGCCGCACTGGCCGGGTGGCTTCGTGTTGTGCTGTGAGTTGCACGGCGACGTCATCGCCGGTGCCGAAGCCCTCCGTCTGGACGCCGGGCAGTACCCGGCCGCGGGCGGCCACAATGCGTCGGCCGCGGGCGGCCACAGAATGTCGGCCACGAGTGACGACAACGTATCGGCGGCCAGACAGTGCGACCACATCCTCGACGTGCTCGACCTCGCCGGCTGGCCGGGTGCGGCGGAACGCGCCCGCCGGGCACGCGACGCGCTGCTCGCCGGCACCGACCCGGCCGAGACGACCGCGCTGCTGGACGACCTGGAGCTGGCGGTGCGCCGTTCCCACGTGCTGCGCTGGTCACTGCGCGGGCTGGCGACCCTGAGTCCCGAGAATCTGCGGCGCCGCGGCCTACCCGCGACGTGGGCCGGCGATGCCCACGACCGGTTGCTGCGGCGAATCACCCATGCCCGCGAGAGCGTTGCCCCGGAGGTCGCCGACGCCGACACCTTCGGGTCGCTGCCCGACATCGTGGCCGGTCTCGACGTCGCGGCTGCGCGTGTGGTGATCGCCGGTCTGGGCATCGATGCGGCGGAACACGGGACACGATGACCGAACCGTCGATCATCCCGGTGTCCGCGGCCTGGACGCCTCTCGCGGCGCTGCTGCTGGCCGCACTTGCGTGGTACGCCGCCGGGCTCACCGCCGGGCTGAACGCGTCCGCGCCCGTCCGAACTGCGCTGATCGCGCCGTGGTCGGAGGCGGCGCGGTTGATGCGCCAGACCCGCCGCGGCACCGTGGCCGCCGACCGCCTGCTGGGACGCATCGGCGTCACGGGCATGCTCGCCGCGGCTCTGCTGATGGTCACCGTCATTCCGCTGGGCGGGTGGACCCTGCTGGATCTCGACGTCGGTGTCGTGTGGTTCAACGCCGTCGACGTCATGGTGTGGGCACTGGTGTGGATGACCGGCTGGGGGCCGAACGCGGTACACCCGCTGATCGGTGGATACCGGTTCCTGGCCCATGCCCTCGGCTACGAGCTGCCGCTGATGTTCGCGTTGGTGGCACCGGCCATTGCTGCGCAGAGCCTACGGGTCGGCACCGTCGCCGCCGCTCAGCAGGACCTGTGGTTCGTGGTGTGGATGCCGGTCGCGTTCGTCGTGTACTGCATTGGCGTGGTGGCTTTTTCGGTGTCAGGCCCGTTTCGTGCCGCGCGCGGCGACGACATCGCCGGCGGGGTGACCGCGGAGTCGTCGGGGGCGGACCGGCTGCTCTTCGAAGCAGGCCGCTACGCGTTGCTGGCTGCGGGTGCCGCTTTCGCCGTCCCGATGTTCCTCGGCGGCGGTGCCGGCCCGTTGCTGCCGGACTGGTTGTGGACCATCGTCAAAACGGTGGCCGTTCTGACCGTCCTGGTGTGGGCCAAGCAGCGGATACCGGCGGTGCGGCCGGACAAGTTCCTGGAGTTCGGGTGGCTGGTGCTGCTGCCCGCCGTGGTTCTGCAAGACCTCGTCGTCGCTGTCGTCGCCGTGTGGAGGGGCTGATCATGATCACACACATCGTCTTCTGGGTGACGGCGGCGGTCGCCGTCGCAGCGGGCGCCGCGGTGTTCTGGGTGAACTCGATGGCGCGGGCCACCTATGCGTTGGCGGCGTCGTTCGTGGCCGTCGGCGTCGCCGTGCTGCTGATGCAGCAGAACTACATCGGGGTCATCGTGATTTTGATGATGGTCATGGAGATGGCCGTGATGGCGGTCTACATGGTGATGTTCATGGGGATGAACCCCGCACTGATGCCGATGAGCATGGTGCACGGCAAACGTCTGTCGCTGGCGATCGCGATCGCGGTCTTCGCGGTGCTGTCGGCCGGTGCTCTGCTGGTGGACTGGCCGGCCCGGCGCGGGGTGCCGGCCCCCGACGTCACGGCCGCCCTGGGGGAGGCACTGATGGACTCGAAGATGCTGGTGATGATCGTCGTCAGCCCGGTGATGGTGGCCACCATCATCGCCGGGGTGGTGCTGGCCGGCCGGCGCACCCGTTACGACCGGTTCGGTGACGATCTCGATCGGCGCCCGGCCCGCGACCCCCAGCCGGGAGGGGTGGGGCGATGACGCTGCAGACCGTGCTGATCGTCGCGGCCGCGATCTTCTCCGTCGGCCTCTATGGTGCGTTGTCGCAGCAGGTCGTCGTCATGGTGATGATGGGACTGGAACTGATGATCAACGCGGTCATCCTGGCCGGCGCCGCGTTCTGGTGGTTCCTGGCACCCGATCCGACCGGGCAGGTGCTCCTGCTGGTGGTCATCGCGGCGATGACCGTCGAGATGGCCATGGGATTCGCGGTCGCGACGATGCTGCACCGAGACCGGCAGGCCGACATGACCGACATGGCCACCGACCTGTCCGGGTGATGCCGCAATGACCGCTACCGAAGCCATGCTGTGGGCGCTGGTCCTGCTGCCCGCTGCCGCGGGCGCCGCGCTGCTGTCGGGCCCGTTGTGGGGTGCGCGACCCGGCCGGGGGTGGGGCGTGGTCTCCGCCGGTGTCTCCGCGCTGGTGCTGGGACTCTCGCTGGGGTGTGCGGTCGCCCGCCCCGCGGTGTCGGTGCCGTTCGTCGCGGGAGCCGACTTCGGTCTGCACGTCGACGGCCTGGCCGCGGTCGTCACACCCGCGATCGCTGCGGTGACCGTACTGGTATTGGTGTTCGCCGGTGCGGATCGCGCGTTGGCACGCGGACGGTTTCACGGCGCGATGCTGGTGTTCGCCGCGGCGGCGATGCTGACGGCCACCGCGTCGACGATGCCGGCGCTGCTGCTGGCCTGGGAGGTGATGGGCGCGGCGTCGTATGTCCTGATCGGTTTCCGGTGGCGTGAGCGCAGCCGGGTGTCGGCCGGGCTCGTCGCGTTCGTCACCACCCGATCGGCGGACCTCGGCCTCTACCTGGCGGCCGGGGCCGCCCTGGCAGGTGGGGCCGGTCTCGCGCTGGCCGACCTCGCCGATGCCGAGGCCGGGTGGCGGCACGCGATCGCCGCCGGTGTGCTCGTCGCCGCCCTCGGAAAGGCGGCACAGCTGCCGTTCTCGTTCTGGTTGTCGCGGGCGATGCACGGGCCCAGCCCGGTCAGCGCACTGCTGCATTCCGCGGCGATGGTGGCGATGGGCGCCTATCTGCTGCTGCGGGTCGCTCCGCTGTTGGCCGCGACGGGCTGGGCCGACACCGTCGCGGTGGTCGCCGGCGCTGCCACCGCGGTGTTGCTGGGGGTGGTCGCGCTCGCCCAGCGTGACCTCAAACAGCTGCTCGCTGCCTCGACATCGGCTCAACTGGGCTTTGTGGTGATGGCTGCGGGTCTGGCAGCGGTCAGCGGCGGAACGGCTC is a window from the Mycolicibacterium poriferae genome containing:
- a CDS encoding complex I subunit 1 family protein — encoded protein: MTEPSIIPVSAAWTPLAALLLAALAWYAAGLTAGLNASAPVRTALIAPWSEAARLMRQTRRGTVAADRLLGRIGVTGMLAAALLMVTVIPLGGWTLLDLDVGVVWFNAVDVMVWALVWMTGWGPNAVHPLIGGYRFLAHALGYELPLMFALVAPAIAAQSLRVGTVAAAQQDLWFVVWMPVAFVVYCIGVVAFSVSGPFRAARGDDIAGGVTAESSGADRLLFEAGRYALLAAGAAFAVPMFLGGGAGPLLPDWLWTIVKTVAVLTVLVWAKQRIPAVRPDKFLEFGWLVLLPAVVLQDLVVAVVAVWRG
- a CDS encoding NADH-quinone oxidoreductase subunit A: MTVAVVYSANRVVSGPPALTRLPFQSGWLPEEHALSRYHARWYAATLVFLAFDVEMLFMYPWAVVVAELGVSAIVEMFVFLAALFVAVVWAWREGALRWA
- a CDS encoding TetR/AcrR family transcriptional regulator, coding for MGRPNRQAERRRDIMDAAIALIERHDLATLKLADVAAELGLTTNAVRYYFKDMTQLLSELALRSDVRFFEDRLRLGDETHDPAAQLAMTIAAGLPAGPEDAEWRAIWRAVLAAGFELDRRRDVQGIYHRQVGLYTELLERGAAAGVFELHSPAADIAMTLMSMEDYLGYRIVARDPQVDRATALRLMRQYAELATGTALPATA
- the nuoK gene encoding NADH-quinone oxidoreductase subunit NuoK; this translates as MTLQTVLIVAAAIFSVGLYGALSQQVVVMVMMGLELMINAVILAGAAFWWFLAPDPTGQVLLLVVIAAMTVEMAMGFAVATMLHRDRQADMTDMATDLSG
- a CDS encoding NADH-quinone oxidoreductase subunit J; this translates as MITHIVFWVTAAVAVAAGAAVFWVNSMARATYALAASFVAVGVAVLLMQQNYIGVIVILMMVMEMAVMAVYMVMFMGMNPALMPMSMVHGKRLSLAIAIAVFAVLSAGALLVDWPARRGVPAPDVTAALGEALMDSKMLVMIVVSPVMVATIIAGVVLAGRRTRYDRFGDDLDRRPARDPQPGGVGR